Part of the Ferviditalea candida genome, GACTCGTAGAATGCTGCAAGTGCGCAGACAATGAAACTGGTTGCTCCTTAAGAAACGACATAGCGGTATGGAAACAGAAAGCATCTGATTTATGGGTGCTTTTTTTGTACTGTCTGCCCTGTTGACAAAACTAATTGTATTAGTTATGATAAAAACTAATAACATTAGTTTACATTTCTTGGGTGAAGGTGATGAGCCGATGCTGGGGATCAAGGCTGCAAATCTTCATATCGGCTGCAGCGGCTTTATGTGCCACCAAAAAATAAGGAGAGGATTGGGCATGAGATTGCTTCAAGCACAAACGGTTTATCAGCTCACCTTTATGCCGAGGTTTTTCCCGGTGAACTGTTACTTTGTCGAGGAGGAGGATGGTTTCACGTTGATCGATGCGGCATTGCCCAATAGCGCTCAAGCGATTTTGCAGGCGGCCCGGCAGATCGGGAAACCGATAATGCGCATCGTTTTGACTCATGCCCACTATGATCACGTCGGTGCGCTCGATGCGCTCAAACAGGCATTGCCGGAGGCGGCGGTTCATATCTCCAAGCGGGACGCCCGGTTGCTGGCCGGGGATCGCACCTTGGAGCCAGGCGAACCGTCCACCAGAATACGCGGCGGCGTTCCCGCTCAATTAAAGACACGGGCGGACATCCTGCTTCAGGAGGGCGACCGGATTGGTTCGTTGTCAGCGATGGCGGCTCCCGGACACACGCCGGGATCGATGGCGTTTCTCGACATCCGGAACGGATCGTTAATTGCCGGCGACGCTTTTCAAACCCGGGGAGGAATCGCCGTTTCCGGACAGATCCGGCCGTGGTTCCCTTTCCCCGCTATGGCCACATGGAATAAAGAGAAGGCGCTGGAAAGCGCGCGAAAGCTGCGGGATATAAGTCCCTCGCTGCTTGCCGTGGGGCACGGAGATTGGCTTGAGCAGCCGGGTCAAATGATGGATCGGGCAATAGCCGACGCAAACCGGAATCTCGCACGACACAACAACTTGCAAAGGAGCTGACTTTAATGGCGCGAGCAGGCCTGGATCAACAAATCGTTTTACTGGCCGCTGCAGAAATTGCCGACGTCCAGGGATTGGATGAGGTGACATTGGCTACACTTGCCCAAAAGCTGGGGGTTCGCACACCTTCGCTGTATAACCATGTGAGCGGATTGCCCGGAATCCGCAAACAGCTTTCAATCTATGGGATGAACCGGCTCACGGATACGCTGGCCAGGGCCGCCGCCGGTCAAACAAAGGATGATGCCGTACGCTCGCTTGCAAGAGCTTATCTTGGCTTTGTCCGGGAGCATCCCGGATTGTATGAGGCGACCCACCGGTTGCCTGATCTGGAGGATGAGCAGGTGAAGGCTGCGGCCGAAGGAACGGTGAATGTCGTTCTTGGCGTTCTGCAAGGTTACGGACTTGAAGGTGCAGCGGCCATTCATACGATACGCGGGCTTCGCAGCCTTCTGCACGGCTTTGCATCCATCGAGCAGCAGGGCGGCTTTGGGATGCCGCTGGATTTGGATACAAGCTTTCGGCTGCTCATCGATACTTTTCTTGCGGGAATTCATTCGCTTTATGCGAAGATTTGAGGATTACTCAACACAAATTCTTCCATTGAGATATAATGGAAATGATGTGTGCCGTCAGTGCGGAACTCTCGAAAATTTGATGAGCGGTTAAATTCAAAAATTAATCGGAGGGGGATTTGAATGGGCAGCAAGCTTGCGGGAAAAGTGGCTTTGGTAACAGGCGCATCCAGAGGGATCGGGCGCAATATCGCGGAGGAGCTCGCACGAAACGGGGCAAAGGTCGTGATTAACTACGCCAGCAGTCGGGATAAAGCCGAAGAAGTCGTTGCCGGAATCAAGAAGGACGGCGGAGAAGCGATAGCCGTTCAAGCGGATATCGGCAGGGTGTCCGAAGTGGAGCGGCTGTTTCAAACAGCGTTGGAGGCCTACGGACAAATCGATGTTCTCGTCAATAACGCCGGTGCTATGCTGACTAAACCGATCGTTGACGTGACGGAAGAGGATTTCGACAGGCTGTTTGCGACCAATGTAAAAGGAACCTACTTTGCTTGTCAGCAAGCCGCCAAACACATGGGCCGGAATGGCCGAATCATCAATTTCTCCACTTCGGTCAACGGGCATATGTTTCCTGCTTACAGCGTATACGCAGGCACTAAGGGAGCAGTCGAGCATTTCACCCGGCAGTTGTCGAAGGAGCTGGGCCCCAAGGGAATCACGATCAACGCGGTTGCGCCGGGCCCGGTGAACACGGAGCTGTTCAGAACCGGAAAAACGGAGGAACAAATCAAGCATGTCGGCCAAATGAATGCTTTCGGACGTTTGGCTGAAACCGATGATATTGCGAGCGTTGTGGTGTTTTTGGCCGGCGAGGAGTCAAAGTGGATAACGGGTCAAACCCTCCGCGTGAACGGGGGATTTATTTAAATCCAAATGGAGGGATTTCTATGGCGGCGGATGTATTGGTGGCGGGAGCGGGCCCCGTTGGATTGACGATGGCCTGCGAGCTTGCCCGGCATGGCATTTCGGTTCGGATTGTCGATAAGTCGCCAAGTCCATCGACGCTTTCCAAGGCGCTTGCCATTCATGCCCGGTCGTTGGAAATTCTTGAACGAATGGTTCGTCATGTGAAAGAGACCCGGCACGGACGCGTGTTTTTGGCGGGGGATGCCTCGCACATTCACAGTCCGGCGGGCGGACAAGGGATGAATACGGGCATCCAGGATGCCTTCAATCTCGCCTGGAAGCTGGCATTAGTCGAAGGCAGAGCCTCTGGCGTTATTGGATACGTATCCGCTGGAACGGCTGCCGGTAGCTCAATCGGTCTTGCGTATGAGCGATACGATGCTCAAAATGCTGACCGTCAAAAACGGGATTGCACAGACGTTGAGAAATCAGCTGCTGCCGTTCATGGTGAATAAAGAAGTGGTG contains:
- a CDS encoding MBL fold metallo-hydrolase, coding for MRLLQAQTVYQLTFMPRFFPVNCYFVEEEDGFTLIDAALPNSAQAILQAARQIGKPIMRIVLTHAHYDHVGALDALKQALPEAAVHISKRDARLLAGDRTLEPGEPSTRIRGGVPAQLKTRADILLQEGDRIGSLSAMAAPGHTPGSMAFLDIRNGSLIAGDAFQTRGGIAVSGQIRPWFPFPAMATWNKEKALESARKLRDISPSLLAVGHGDWLEQPGQMMDRAIADANRNLARHNNLQRS
- a CDS encoding TetR/AcrR family transcriptional regulator translates to MARAGLDQQIVLLAAAEIADVQGLDEVTLATLAQKLGVRTPSLYNHVSGLPGIRKQLSIYGMNRLTDTLARAAAGQTKDDAVRSLARAYLGFVREHPGLYEATHRLPDLEDEQVKAAAEGTVNVVLGVLQGYGLEGAAAIHTIRGLRSLLHGFASIEQQGGFGMPLDLDTSFRLLIDTFLAGIHSLYAKI
- a CDS encoding SDR family oxidoreductase; amino-acid sequence: MGSKLAGKVALVTGASRGIGRNIAEELARNGAKVVINYASSRDKAEEVVAGIKKDGGEAIAVQADIGRVSEVERLFQTALEAYGQIDVLVNNAGAMLTKPIVDVTEEDFDRLFATNVKGTYFACQQAAKHMGRNGRIINFSTSVNGHMFPAYSVYAGTKGAVEHFTRQLSKELGPKGITINAVAPGPVNTELFRTGKTEEQIKHVGQMNAFGRLAETDDIASVVVFLAGEESKWITGQTLRVNGGFI
- a CDS encoding FAD-dependent oxidoreductase, encoding MAADVLVAGAGPVGLTMACELARHGISVRIVDKSPSPSTLSKALAIHARSLEILERMVRHVKETRHGRVFLAGDASHIHSPAGGQGMNTGIQDAFNLAWKLALVEGRASGVIGYVSAGTAAGSSIGLAYERYDAQNADRQKRDCTDVEKSAAAVHGE